A window of the Cannabis sativa cultivar Pink pepper isolate KNU-18-1 chromosome X, ASM2916894v1, whole genome shotgun sequence genome harbors these coding sequences:
- the LOC115708757 gene encoding carboxypeptidase SOL1, which yields MELHLSTLSISLSLSFCSFLHYAFARGGLQSYDSFSPPEIFGNTTYNGHARRLFEKKQINKSVDVAEGYMTNSELEAAIKAFGKRCSNISRIYSIGKSVNGVPLWVIEISDKPGEDEAEPAFKYIGNVHGDEPVGRELLMLLANWICDNYLKDPSATLIVERTHLHILPSMNPDGFSLRRRGNGNNVDLNRNFPDQFFNDDDAFAREPETRAIMEWSNQIHFTASASLHGGALVANYPWDGSQDKRRVYYACPDDETFRFLASVYSRSHYNMSLSNEFPGGITNGAYWYPIYGGMQDWNYIHGDCFELTLEISDNKWPPAHELATLWKYNKLSMLNLVLSLVQSGVHGRIVSSDSGRPLPGSITIEGVNHTVKTNRVFADFHRLLTPGGKYKVMASVPGYKSKTTNIWLEEAAMTVDFVLDPEVTPNRNLLRSVCECNCGRLNRYEFENLFRGAHFEAYAILILVLGFLCLLFQRRIKYNLSKQRHLGPKRPVAL from the exons ATGGAGCTTCATCTCTCTACATTATCAATATCTCTTTCTCTCAGTTTCTGCTCTTTTCTTCACTATGCTTTCGCCAGAGGCGGCCTTCAAAGTTACGACTCATTTTCTCCTCCCG AAATTTTTGGAAATACCACTTATAATGGCCATGCAAGGCGTTTGTTTGAGAAAAAACAGATTAATAAAAG TGTTGATGTAGCTGAAGGCTACATGACTAATTCTGAGCTTGAGGCTGCAATTAAGGCGTTTGGGAAAAGATGTAGCAACATATCTAGAATTTACAG TATTGGGAAGAGTGTGAATGGGGTACCACTG TGGGTCATAGAAATTTCTGACAAGCCTGGAGAAGATGAGGCCGAACCTGCATTTAAG TACATTGGAAACGTGCATGGAGATGAACCCGTAGGGCGTGAGCTGCTAATGTTACTGGCCAACTGGATTTGTGATAACTATTTGAAAGATCCATCG GCTACTTTGATTGTTGAACGTACTCATCTTCATATACTTCCGTCAATGAATCCCGATGGATTTTCCCTACGCCGGCGTGGTAATGGGAATAATGTTGATTTAAATCGAAACTTTCCAGACCAG TTTTTCAACGATGATGATGCATTTGCAAGAGAACCTGAAACAAGAGCAATAATGGAGTGGTCAAATCAGATTCATTTTACAGCTTCTGCCAGCTTGCATGGG GGTGCACTTGTTGCAAATTATCCATGGGATGGAAGTCAAGATAAAAG ACGAGTTTATTATGCCTGTCCTGATGATGAAACATTTCGGTTCTTGGCGAGTGTGTACAGTCGCTCTCACTATAACATGTCCTTGAGCAATGAATTTCCAGGTGGAATCACAAATGGTGCATATTG GTACCCTATTTATGGAGGTATGCAAGACTGGAACTACATACATGGGGACTGTTTTGAATTGACTCTAGAGATTAGTGACAACAAATGGCCTCCTGCTCATGAG CTTGCTACCCTTTGGAAATACAACAAACTGAGTATGCTCAATCTTGTTTTGAGCCTTGTACAG TCAGGAGTACATGGAAGGATTGTTTCATCAGATAGTGGGAGGCCATTACCTGGCTCTATTACCATTGAGGGAGTAAATCACACG GTTAAAACAAATAGAGTATTTGCTGATTTCCATCGATTGCTTACCCCTGGCGGGAAGTACAAAG TTATGGCCAGCGTGCCTGGGTACAAATCAAAGACGACAAATATTTGGTTAGAAGAAGCTGCCATGACAGTTGATTTTGTTCTGGATCCAGAAGTTACCCCGAACAGGAATCTACTTCGTAGTGTATGTGAATGTAACTGTGGTAGGTTGAACAGGTACGAGTTTGAGAATTTATTTCGAGGTGCCCACTTTGAAGCGTACGCCATTTTGATTCTAGTGTTAGGATTCCTTTGTTTGTTGTTTCAGAGGAGAATTAAATACAACCTTTCAAAACAGAGACACTTAGGGCCAAAAAGGCCTGTTGCACTCTGA
- the LOC115708763 gene encoding tryptophan aminotransferase-related protein 3, with protein MEINIIAKKRLLILLLVLLLVCSLSVNVLFILKRVELNEVSWSRKAAKEAEVVASISCSGHGRAYIDSTIVNVNQQQQQQQQQQQQQQQLGGPVCECNSCYGGPYCSQLLPSCPADADRGDPYFLEPFWMENAAMSAILVSGWHRMSYTFNHSSFMSIQLENLIRNLHDIVGNAITKEKYIIFGSGTTQLINAAIHALSNHNSSSPSKIVASIPFFPLYKQQTEFFQEVDYTFEGDASLWMNKMNNYSNNNITNLIEMVTSPNNPDGQLKCARFHHPNAKAIYDRVYYWPHYTTISTTPADDDIMLFSLSKLTGHGGSRFGWAVVKDKTVFEKMDKYLSINTMGVSHESQLRALKLMKVVIEGKEGETLFDFGYKTLSYRWEKLSEVISVSKRFSLQEIEPEYCNFFHKIRGPSPAYAWLKCLREEEKDCYAVLTAANIIGRRGSNYGAEDRYVRLSLIRTQDDFDQLLHRLKILNSEENTAKSI; from the exons ATGGAAATTAACATTATTGCAAAAAAAAGGTTACTAATATTATTGTTGGTGTTGTTATTGGTATGTTCTCTAAGCGttaatgtgttatttattttgaagAGAGTTGAATTAAATGAGGTTAGTTGGAGTAGAAAAGCTGCAAAGGAAGCTGAAGTAGTGGCAAGCATATCTTGTTCTGGCCATGGAAGAGCCTACATTGATAGCACCATTGTTAATGTtaaccaacaacaacaacaacaacaacaacaacaacaacaacaacaacaattaggAGGACCTGTTTGTGAGTGCAATTCTTGCTACGGGGGCCCTTATTGTTCTCAACTTCTACCTTCTTGCCCTGCAGATGCCGATCG TGGAGATCCATATTTCTTAGAGCCATTTTGGATGGAAAATGCAGCTATGAGTGCAATCTTGGTGTCTGGTTGGCATAGAATGAGCTATACCTTCAACCATTCAAGTTTCATGTCCATTCAACTCGAAAATCTAATTCGAAATTTGCATGACATTGTTGGAAATGCAATCACTAAggaaaaatacattatttttggGTCAGGCACAACACAACTTATCAATGCTGCTATTCATGCTCTTTCAAATCATAATTCTTCCTCTCCTTCTAAGATTGTTGCTTCAATCCCTTTTTTCCCG CTTTACAAGCAACAAACAGAGTTTTTTCAAGAGGTGGATTACACATTTGAAGGTGATGCATCATTGTGGATGAACAAGATGAACAACtactctaataataatattaccaaTCTAATTGAAATGGTAACCTCACCAAACAATCCTGATGGACAACTCAAATGTGCTCGTTTTCATCACCCAAATGCTAAAGCCATATATGATCGAGTCTATTATTGGCCACATTACACTACAATTTCAACTACTCCAGCTGATGATGATATCATGCTTTTTTCACTTTCGAAACTAACTGGCCATGGAGGCAGTAGATTTGG ATGGGCAGTGGTGAAGGACAAGACTGTGTTTGAAAAAATGGATAAATACTTATCTATAAACACCATGGGAGTTTCACATGAGTCTCAACTAAGAGCTTTGAAGCTTATGAAGGTAGTTATAGAAGGAAAAGAAGGGGAGACATTGTTTGATTTTGGATATAAAACGTTGAGCTATCGCTGGGAAAAGTTGAGTGAAGTCATATCAGTCTCGAAACGCTTTTCCTTGCAAGAAATTGAGCCAGAATACTGTAATTTCTTTCACAAAATTAGAGGACCTTCACCAG CTTATGCATGGTTGAAGTGCctgagagaagaagaaaaagactGCTATGCAGTTCTCACAGCAGCAAATATAATCGGTCGTAGAGGTAGCAATTACGGTGCTGAAGACCGGTACGTACGACTTAGCCTCATACGGACCCAAGATGATTTTGACCAATTACTCCACCGATTAAAGATTTTAAACTCAGAAGAAAACACTGCCAAATCTATTTGA